The region tcggcctccatgaccgccgctgagggccgcgccgcccgtacctagggttcgaccgccggccgtgttggccggccgccctagagtctttttcccgatcctttgatctggatttttctctctctctctcgccggtcgCTTTGATCAGCATcaactttttggttttccgatccattggatcggtttgcgtcgcccaccgccgccgttgaCACCCCGCACCTCTACTCCGACACCGGCGCGACCGGACGGCTACTTCACCGACCTGGCGGCCTCGCGCGACAAGCAGCCCTCAAGGCCGCCGtccgcgcgccggcccgcccgtcgatctacgtcggccgtcaccgccctgctccgaccgggactcctaCATCACCCCGACCTGgtggcctcgcgccatgcggcggccaatcatagccgccctgccgcccgctgtctccggcttcatctcggactccgtcgCCACCCCGTATCCACCGAGCGGtatccccgacctcgcgcgcgatcggattgatcacccgcctgccgccgcgatccgcctcatctacgccgtgcgaccgacctggcccgtcggtggCGCGCACCTCCGCAGGCCCCGTGAAGACCGTCCCGAGTTCAGCGCGTCCCTTTGCCGATCGAGCAACAGGCTGCCACTGCATCACctcgtcgggccgcagcgccgccgccccgtggttcttctcccggctgcatCGACCCTCGTCACCGCTACGTCGCCCCTTCGAGCCGTAGTGCCGTGGCCCGCGGTCCACCACCGCCCCGAAGCCGTTCGCTCCAGGTCGTCCCCGTGGCAACACCGGCCCTCacaccgccgctgcgtcgccctgtcgggccgtagcgagcgtggcacgcggtccatgCCGCCGTCCCGCAGCCGTCCCCGTGGTTGCACCGACCCGCGCTTCTCCGACGCGCCGCCCCTTCGGGCTGTCGTGACGCGGCCCGCGGTCCCCGACACCGCCCCCAGGTCTTCCTgccgtcgccccgacctgcccgccgccgctgcgtcgcccctcgggacgtagcgccgcggcccgcgatCCACTCCGtcgtcgacctcccgtggtatgcgccgcgccgtctccgttggcgcgggaacgccaccgtccgcgtcggtcttcgtcacgctgtcagggttcttcgcctactctgAGCACCACCGCCACACttttaacctagccgccgccgccgccgtcgggccgccaccgccgtcgggccgccgccgccactcttctTTGGCCGCCCCCGCCGCTACATACgtggccgctgccgccgcccgtccaccACCTTCATATTCGtccaagcaccagcccgtcgccagcgtcgccgtcatctaccccaacCACTTCGTCTACTCTGACCACCGATCGTcctcgagttcttctctgctggcccctccgacttctccgacatggcgtacagctcgtgcaggtccctcgtctacgcatgccctGTGCTGGCAACACcaatgcgtgccttcatccacgacgtgtccccgggcctggcaagcctggtcggcgcttcgtcaacttcgtcttcgtccgtctacgcatgctcggtgctggcaacaccggtgcgtgccttcgtccatgatgtgttcccgggcttggcaaacctgccgcgacgcgtcgtcaacaccaTCATCCTTCTGGCGCACCACTACCTCGTCACCACTCGGCGTcctcttgcgcccgcggctccacggcgacttcctcgacaccggccaccccgacgcGACATCGACCACgatattcttcgcacggctacctcgaccacggctccactagCCATGCTcttggctacatcgacaaacggcacaaagggctaccgcctgcttgagcaacctcgttggtttccactccagccacgactccgcgatgcgtcgaccgttatGACTATGGGGGAGGGGTGTccatcggcttgccttcggattcttctccagtctcaccgtctacgttgctaccattgtgactgcggggggatgttgagtatcgtgattattaggaaagacgagatggactaggatttgttctggcttgtcttgtactccaagtagatcattgtactcctatatatatgcccacgaggctcaagcaatacatcgactattccaccaatcctctctctcccttttaaCAACGTTGATGGGCTAATGGCGGCCTCCTACACCATCGTAGGGAGTTGATGATTGAGCTAGAATTTTTGTGGAACTATATTATGCCTTTTCGTGAGACAGACATCGCCACCAACACTATTCTCCACCGAAACCTAAGCCGCCGTCTCCTCCCACCTCTCCGTCCTCCCTACCCATCGCTATTGCTAGAGACAATTGGTTGGTATAAACCCCGACAATGGTCGATGAAGACCACGGTGGGGAGGTCTTCGGCGGTGAGATGTGATCTATGTACAATGGTTTGGGAAGAGGGCATGGCCTTGCGACAGCGGTAGTGGATTTTCTAGCCGGGTCGACGGTCTCTAGCAATGACCTGCTATGGCCTAATAAGGTGATTCTCTACTCGCGAGTGTAGGTGACGTCGTCGTCTTACGTTTCTACGCAACTGCCGCGACGGGGCAGGGTTCTCTAATCTTTACGTCGTGCGGCAACGACAAGTGATTTTGCCACCACAGACGAGAACTGGCGGAGCATGAGGACAATGCATGACTGGTTGCTGGAGTGTCTTGAAATTGGGATTTTGGCAGCGACCTTCGCTGTTCGGAGCCATTCGTGGCAACCGGCTCTTATCACTGCTCTACTGCCTGCTTGTGCAAGCATGGTCTTCACTTACATGGCATCTCATGTTGTGACTGTTCTACACAAGTGGAGGTGGCAACACAAGGTGACTTCGTTTTGGTTGTGCTTCTCAAATACCATTCTCGGTGAAAACCCGATGTATGACCCTAATTGGTTCTGTCTAGCAATGGGAAAGTTTTTTGCGCTGTTACCTTGTTAAAGACATTGCCCGAACTTGATCTTCAAGATGAAAACTTAATTAGGATTTAACTTTCAGTGGTTGGATCTGGCGATGGCAGCACTTGAGCGTATTTCCCTTTCTAAGGTGTTGTTGTTGAacaatctctctctctcgttgtacTTTTCATGTAAGAGATCATTGGTGCGAACATGGTCGCTGTTGTAGCTTGAAGATCACTATTTCGATCAGGTTGGAGTTTGTTTTTACTCCACCTAGGCATAGCTTCAATCTGCAAATTATTTTTAAATGATTCCACTGCCATAAGTTATATTCTACTCCCTTCACTCGGTTTAATCGGCCCCCTCTTGTTATTTACGGTACCCTGGTACTGTAAAAGATTTCTAAATTTAAGTGACGGTAAAATGTAAGCAATTATGTGACAAGAATTGTACCAAGGAAAATCTCTTTTAAATACAAATCCAACAATGTAATTTTTGTAACATATAATATTTTATATTTTGTTGGTTATATAGATGGTTAAAATTTGACGCCTAGTATGAGGGTGTACAATAAACATGGAGTGCGAGAGTAGTGTTATCGTAAATAATTTGTTCTGTTTGTAAATTCGGGAATTGCAAGCTAAAAGTATATTCAACTTTCTTCATTTTCTTAGGACTGGAGCAATTTTAGTGGCAGGATCAGTGCGGGAACTAATATATGGTAAATATGACAAAATGTTCTAGTACTCTACCTGTCAACCAACCTCTCCTACAAGAGATGATTTACTTACAAAAAAAAAATCTGCTCCATGGAAATTACTTCTGACTTTGATTACTTCCTGGCGAGGGGTACCTTTTCCTCGGGGCTCTTTTTCCAAATCAAGCATGGGGACACTTTTGATGAGGTGTTTGAACCTGTCGGTTGCGATGACTGCAATCATTGATTCCTCTGACGACAGAAACTCGAGGCAGGCATCCTTGAGCCGCTCACATATATACTGATCCGCCAGTGCCAATGTGGCCATGACGGTATTAGCATCAATGCGCCCGCACAACTCTCCTTGGCACATCGCCTTCAGCCTGCCTAGCCCGTACCGATCAGCTGCGGCCAGCAAGTGCTCCACTGCGGCGGTGCTATAACCTTGGCCGTCGCACGGCGGCAACGAGTCCGTGTAGACATAGTGAAGAAGGATCTCGAAGATGTCCGGCTCCATGTCGGCGACCTCCATCGTCGGACCAAAGATCTGAGCATCGAGAAGCGGTAGCCGCATGGCCAGCATGAACCTGTGCGCCCTGAACTGCCGGCCTCCGACGAGGATGGTGACGTCCGCGCCTATCCCGTCCTTGAGGGTGCGCTCGAGCTGGCCGGGAAGCTCCGTCGGAGGGACCGCGGCAAGGCTCGTCCTGCACTCCGCGGGCGGTTCTTTGATCACGGCGGCGACGCACCTCAGCGTCAAGAGGTGAGACGAGGATCTCAGCTTCGATTTCTCGACGAATTTGGGAAAGCCATAGACAGCGATTTCTGGAGAGAAGACGTGACTCCCTATCTCCCTGGTTTCTTGTACGTCACCTTGATCGTCCAGCATGGTTAATGTGAACTTTGTCCTCACCTCGTACTTGGCCAGCTGGCAAAGACAAGACAAGAAGGCTGACGCGTAGCCGGCAGCGTCCGCCCTGCCTCCGTCCGGGTAGAACCTGATGTTCCAGTCGTAGCCGCCGACGGTGAACGTGCTCGACCTAATGTACCTCCCGAAGCCCATGCCGTCGAGCAGCGGGTAGTTGGTCACCACGAAATCGTGCGTCGCGCCCTCCGTCACGCACCTCGACG is a window of Triticum dicoccoides isolate Atlit2015 ecotype Zavitan chromosome 2B, WEW_v2.0, whole genome shotgun sequence DNA encoding:
- the LOC119361214 gene encoding BTB/POZ and MATH domain-containing protein 2-like — protein: MVADSHGISLLVAAFSSMFASPMVTFGHRRQAHLAAMVAACGHRHGSTVMELVVARSQHGEKMGMRRVWRNTAEVDHGEGPRVAETSSRCVTEGATHDFVVTNYPLLDGMGFGRYIRSSTFTVGGYDWNIRFYPDGGRADAAGYASAFLSCLCQLAKYEVRTKFTLTMLDDQGDVQETREIGSHVFSPEIAVYGFPKFVEKSKLRSSSHLLTLRCVAAVIKEPPAECRTSLAAVPPTELPGQLERTLKDGIGADVTILVGGRQFRAHRFMLAMRLPLLDAQIFGPTMEVADMEPDIFEILLHYVYTDSLPPCDGQGYSTAAVEHLLAAADRYGLGRLKAMCQGELCGRIDANTVMATLALADQYICERLKDACLEFLSSEESMIAVIATDRFKHLIKSVPMLDLEKEPRGKGTPRQEVIKVRSNFHGADFFFVSKSSLVGEVG